Genomic window (bacterium):
TGCTCATCGTCCGGGGGATCCGCCCCGGCGAGGACCCGGCAGCGGCCGGGGCGCTCCCGAGGATGGGCGTGGATCACATGGGTTTTTACATCGCCAAGGGGGAATGGGAAGAGGCCAAGCAGCGTCTTGAGGACAACAACGTGGAGATACTCGATGAGGGGGATCTCCCCCACCTGCGTTATCTCTACTTTGCGGCGCCCGACGGCGTCGTCATTGAATTCATGGAATCCAAGTAGCGGCGGGGAGCCGAAGGAGCGGCGGAATGGACAAGGCGCGAACCCTGATGGAGATGACGAGCCCCGAGGTCGGCGCGATTCTCAAGGAGACCGGCCTCGCCGTCATTCCGATCGGAAGCGTGGAGCAGCACGGCCGCCACCTTCCCCTCGGGACGGACTACTACGCCGCCGAGAGCTTCGCCCGGCGGATCGTGGGCCTGACCGGCGGCCTGCTCGCCGACTTCATTCCCTTCGGCGTCACCCCGCTCCACATGGGATTTCCGGGAACGATCAGCCTCCGCGCCGAGACGATGATCGCCGTCTTCATGGATGTGTGCGGGAGCCTCCACCGACACGGGGCACGGAAGTTCGTCCTGCTCAACTGGCACGAACGCAACCTGCCGGCGGTAGAGATCGCCGCCGAGCGGGCGCAGAACGAACTCGAGGGCGCCCGCGTCCTCATCGTCCACGCGCACTTCATCGCCCAGGACAATTTCGGCCAGAAGGTCGGCCTCACCCACGGAGGGGAGCTCGAGGTGCTCCCGATTCTGGCCGATAGGCCCGATCTGGTCCGCCTCGATCTGGCGACGGACCCCTCCCCGCGCGATCACGGGGAGAAGAGCGACCGCCTCCGCCGGGACCGGTCGGTCTACTTCATCCCGAAGGACGTGAAGGAGATGTACCACACCGGATGGTACGGCATGATCGAGGATACTTCCCCCGAACGGATCCGGGAGGTGATGGAAGGGACGGCGCGCATCGCCGCCGATCGCATCCAATCGTTTTTTGAGGTATAGATAAAGAACCTGCGCACTGCCGACAACTTCTTTTTGAGGAATCATATGCCGGAGAAAAAACTGGAAGGCCAGCGCACCATCGTGACCGGCGCCTCCTCGGGGATCGGCGCCGCCATCGCCAAGCGTTTCGCCGCCGAGGGGGCATCCATCTGGGCGGCGGGCGGCGTCAACGCCGAGGGGTTGAAGCAGACCATCGAAACCTGCGCCGGTGAAGGCGTGAAGGCGGACGGCAAGGCCTACGATCTGACAGACGCGCGGCGGGCCGCCGGAATCGTGAAAGAGGGGGCGGCGTTCCTCGGCGGGCTGGACATTCTCGTCAGCTGCGCGGGGGCCAGGGCGCACAAGGAATTCATCACGTTCACCGACGAGGACGTGGACAACCTTTTCGAGGTGAACGCCAAGGCTCCCTTCATCGCGGCGCGGGAGGCGGCCAAGGTGATGATCCCGCAAAAGAGCGGGCGGATTCTCATCATCGGCTCGATCCACGCCATCATCGGGGTCGCCAACAACGCGCTCTACTGCACCACCAAGGCATCCAACCACAACCTGACCCGCGCGCTGGCGGCCGAGCTCGGCCCCCACGGCATCCGCGTCAACTGCCTCGCTCCGGGGACCACCGAATCCGAGCGGGTGAAAAAAGTGCACGCGGACCGACCCGAGTACGCGGCCTCCAAGCTGCCCAACATCCCCGTCCGCCGCTTCGCCTCCCCCGAGGAGATGGCGGCGGTGTCGGTCTTTCTCGTTTCGAAGGAAAACGACTTCATGAACGGGGCCATCGTGGCGAGCGACGGCGGAACCACCGCGACATAGCGTCCCTTTAGACCGAAAGATACCCCCCGTCCACCACCAGATGGTGGCCGTGGACGTAGCTCGACCGATCCGAGGCCAGGAAGAGGATCGTCTGGGCCACTTCTTCAGGCTCCCCGAAGCGGGGCATCGGCATGTTGGCGGTGCGGTGCTTCTCGATGTAGGGCTTCGCCTTGATGAGTTCCTTCATCCCCTCG
Coding sequences:
- a CDS encoding VOC family protein is translated as MKLRYEHMHLIHADHDAAVKFYQDVLDAKILNTIERHGAPQTKLDVSGTMLIVRGIRPGEDPAAAGALPRMGVDHMGFYIAKGEWEEAKQRLEDNNVEILDEGDLPHLRYLYFAAPDGVVIEFMESK
- a CDS encoding creatininase family protein, which encodes MDKARTLMEMTSPEVGAILKETGLAVIPIGSVEQHGRHLPLGTDYYAAESFARRIVGLTGGLLADFIPFGVTPLHMGFPGTISLRAETMIAVFMDVCGSLHRHGARKFVLLNWHERNLPAVEIAAERAQNELEGARVLIVHAHFIAQDNFGQKVGLTHGGELEVLPILADRPDLVRLDLATDPSPRDHGEKSDRLRRDRSVYFIPKDVKEMYHTGWYGMIEDTSPERIREVMEGTARIAADRIQSFFEV
- a CDS encoding SDR family NAD(P)-dependent oxidoreductase, whose product is MPEKKLEGQRTIVTGASSGIGAAIAKRFAAEGASIWAAGGVNAEGLKQTIETCAGEGVKADGKAYDLTDARRAAGIVKEGAAFLGGLDILVSCAGARAHKEFITFTDEDVDNLFEVNAKAPFIAAREAAKVMIPQKSGRILIIGSIHAIIGVANNALYCTTKASNHNLTRALAAELGPHGIRVNCLAPGTTESERVKKVHADRPEYAASKLPNIPVRRFASPEEMAAVSVFLVSKENDFMNGAIVASDGGTTAT